In the Wyeomyia smithii strain HCP4-BCI-WySm-NY-G18 chromosome 2, ASM2978416v1, whole genome shotgun sequence genome, one interval contains:
- the LOC129724759 gene encoding palmitoleoyl-protein carboxylesterase NOTUM isoform X2, with protein MYHFLHMDQLAIITVCLMVAHLTRPCHCRATIAGTSRQRMANISIESNSIQRLASGTEATNGVPASAEATVISATVGAVVSYDGTGSNGGGDGDGNFAAGTSNHGNNKHPPKTVQKELKRVFLSNRTVTCNDGSQAGFYLRKSAGSRRWVVFFEGGWHCYDHKTCRARWLKLRHLMTSAQWPETRDVGGLLSPLPSENPYWYNANHVFVPYCSSDSWSGTKVKPDTRDGLRFMGSLIVRQVIADLIPLGLGHSQGADLLMAGSSAGGLGVMLNLDKVRSFLQKERGLKVSVRGVSDSGWFLDREPYTPGAVAAWEAVRQGWRMWDGALPQACVAEHTREPWRCYFGYRLYNTLKSPLFVFQWLFDEAQMRADHVGAPVTPQQWDYIHDMGGALRESLNNVSAVFAPSCIGHSVLTKRDWLNIRIDDISLADALRCWEQSDHREKQILRRQSNRNPSPQKLRRKHNGSRRAKLPNEMPNAGGPGQQKGEEFDRPKLTKEERERRRQERRERQNQRRLNRMNKKNGREGAGRNHTRHQQMKLEESQSTNVPRLERSPNSAGNGSNSLNPNRQNPQQNGRHRLRNQNKKRLNHKNRNRKNTNNRKQQQQNRNVAAFGLNIAEPKKCSLRLLERCSWPQCNHSCPTLTNPLTGEEMKFLELLASFGLDMDAVATALGVDMQTLNNMDHAELVNLLTQQVT; from the exons atgtATCACTTCTTACATATGGATCAGTTG GCAATCATCACGGTGTGCTTGATGGTCGCACATTTGACGCGGCCGTGTCACTGTCGCGCCACGATCGCTGGGACCAGCCGACAGCGCATGGCAAATATTTCCATCGAAAGTAACTCGATTCAGCGATTGGCTAGTGGAACGGAAGCGACGAACGGCGTGCCAGCATCAGCGGAGGCAACCGTGATCAGTGCAACTGTCGGTGCGGTTGTCAGTTATGACGGCACTGGAAGCAACGGCGGTGGTGACGGTGATGGAAACTTTGCTGCTGGCACTAGCAACCATGGTAATAATAAACATCCACCGAAGACGGTTCAGAAGGAGCTGAAGCGAGTGTTTCTATCCAATCGGACGGTGACGTGCAACGATGGATCGCAGGCTGGCTTTTACCTGAGGAAATCGGCCGGCTCTCGCCGGTGGGTGGTGTTTTTCGAGGGCGGCTGGCACTGTTACGATCACAAGACGTGCCGCGCGCGGTGGCTCAAGTTGCGACACCTGATGACTTCGGCACAATGGCCTGAAACGAGGGACG TCGGTGGTCTCCTTTCGCCCTTGCCGTCGGAGAATCCTTACTGGTACAACGCAAATCATGTGTTTGTGCCTTACTGTAGTAGTGACTCCTGGAGTGGTACCAAGGTCAAACCGGATACCAGAGATGGGCTGCGCTTTATGGGATCGTTAATTGTTCGGCAAGTGATCGCTGACTTGATTCCGCTGGGTTTGGGCCACTCGCAGGGTGCCGACCTGTTGATGGCAGGTTCGTCAGCTGGTGGTCTGGGTGTGATGCTAAATCTGGATAAAGTGCGCAGCTTTTTGCAGAAAGAAAGAG GATTAAAGGTAAGCGTACGGGGCGTCAGCGATTCCGGCTGGTTCTTGGATAGAGAACCGTACACTCCTGGAGCGGTTGCTGCCTGGGAAGCCGTCCGTCAGGGATGGAGAATGTGGGACGGAGCCCTGCCACAGGCTTGCGTTGCTGAACATACGCGAGAACCATGGCGATGCTATTTCGGCTATCGACTATATAATACGCTAAAAT CGCCGCTATTCGTCTTCCAGTGGCTATTCGATGAGGCCCAGATGCGGGCGGACCACGTTGGTGCCCCGGTGACCCCCCAGCAGTGGGATTACATCCACGATATGGGTGGAGCGCTGCGTGAATCACTGAACAACGTGTCGGCGGTATTCGCACCGTCCTGCATTGGCCATTCGGTGCTGACGAAGCGTGACTGGTTGAACATCCGAATCGACGACATTAGCTTGGCAGATGCGCTCCGCTGCTGGGAACAGTCGGACCATCGGGAAAAGCAAATTCTGCGGCGGCAATCGAATAGAAATCCAAGTCCGCAGAAGTTGCGCCGAAAGCATAACGGTAGCCGACGGGCAAAGCTTCCGAACGAAATGCCAAATGCGGGTGGTCCGGGCCAGCAGAAGGGCGAGGAATTCGACCGGCCCAAGCTGACCAAAGAAGAACGGGAACGGCGCCGTCAGGAGCGACGTGAGCGACAAAATCAGCGACGATTGAATCGGATGAACAAGAAAAACGGACGAGAAGGTGCGGGTCGGAATCACACTCGACACCAGCAAATGAAACTAGAAGAATCCCAATCAACGAATGTTCCTAGACTAGAGCGGTCACCAAACAGTGCCGGCAACGGTAGTAATAGCCTGAACCCAAACAGACAAAACCCACAGCAGAACGGTCGCCACCGACTGCGGAATCAGAACAAAAAGCGTTTGAACCACAAGAATCGCAACCGTAAAAACACAAACAACcgaaagcagcagcagcagaatcGAAATGTTGCCGCATTCGGACTGAATATTGCCGAACCAAAGAagtgctcactgcggctactgGAGCGATGCAGTTGGCCCCAGTGTAACCATTCCTGTCCAACGTTGACGAATCCGCTAACCGGTGAGGAGATGAAATTTCTCGAGCTGCTTGCGTCGTTCGGGTTGGACATGGACGCGGTAGCCACGGCACTCGGCGTCGACATGCAGACGTTGAACAACATGGACCACGCGGAGCTGGTCAACTTGCTGACCCAACAGGTCACGTAG
- the LOC129724759 gene encoding palmitoleoyl-protein carboxylesterase NOTUM isoform X1 — protein sequence MKRNACGGMLMAIITVCLMVAHLTRPCHCRATIAGTSRQRMANISIESNSIQRLASGTEATNGVPASAEATVISATVGAVVSYDGTGSNGGGDGDGNFAAGTSNHGNNKHPPKTVQKELKRVFLSNRTVTCNDGSQAGFYLRKSAGSRRWVVFFEGGWHCYDHKTCRARWLKLRHLMTSAQWPETRDVGGLLSPLPSENPYWYNANHVFVPYCSSDSWSGTKVKPDTRDGLRFMGSLIVRQVIADLIPLGLGHSQGADLLMAGSSAGGLGVMLNLDKVRSFLQKERGLKVSVRGVSDSGWFLDREPYTPGAVAAWEAVRQGWRMWDGALPQACVAEHTREPWRCYFGYRLYNTLKSPLFVFQWLFDEAQMRADHVGAPVTPQQWDYIHDMGGALRESLNNVSAVFAPSCIGHSVLTKRDWLNIRIDDISLADALRCWEQSDHREKQILRRQSNRNPSPQKLRRKHNGSRRAKLPNEMPNAGGPGQQKGEEFDRPKLTKEERERRRQERRERQNQRRLNRMNKKNGREGAGRNHTRHQQMKLEESQSTNVPRLERSPNSAGNGSNSLNPNRQNPQQNGRHRLRNQNKKRLNHKNRNRKNTNNRKQQQQNRNVAAFGLNIAEPKKCSLRLLERCSWPQCNHSCPTLTNPLTGEEMKFLELLASFGLDMDAVATALGVDMQTLNNMDHAELVNLLTQQVT from the exons ATGAAACGTAATGCATGTGGCGGCATGTTGATG GCAATCATCACGGTGTGCTTGATGGTCGCACATTTGACGCGGCCGTGTCACTGTCGCGCCACGATCGCTGGGACCAGCCGACAGCGCATGGCAAATATTTCCATCGAAAGTAACTCGATTCAGCGATTGGCTAGTGGAACGGAAGCGACGAACGGCGTGCCAGCATCAGCGGAGGCAACCGTGATCAGTGCAACTGTCGGTGCGGTTGTCAGTTATGACGGCACTGGAAGCAACGGCGGTGGTGACGGTGATGGAAACTTTGCTGCTGGCACTAGCAACCATGGTAATAATAAACATCCACCGAAGACGGTTCAGAAGGAGCTGAAGCGAGTGTTTCTATCCAATCGGACGGTGACGTGCAACGATGGATCGCAGGCTGGCTTTTACCTGAGGAAATCGGCCGGCTCTCGCCGGTGGGTGGTGTTTTTCGAGGGCGGCTGGCACTGTTACGATCACAAGACGTGCCGCGCGCGGTGGCTCAAGTTGCGACACCTGATGACTTCGGCACAATGGCCTGAAACGAGGGACG TCGGTGGTCTCCTTTCGCCCTTGCCGTCGGAGAATCCTTACTGGTACAACGCAAATCATGTGTTTGTGCCTTACTGTAGTAGTGACTCCTGGAGTGGTACCAAGGTCAAACCGGATACCAGAGATGGGCTGCGCTTTATGGGATCGTTAATTGTTCGGCAAGTGATCGCTGACTTGATTCCGCTGGGTTTGGGCCACTCGCAGGGTGCCGACCTGTTGATGGCAGGTTCGTCAGCTGGTGGTCTGGGTGTGATGCTAAATCTGGATAAAGTGCGCAGCTTTTTGCAGAAAGAAAGAG GATTAAAGGTAAGCGTACGGGGCGTCAGCGATTCCGGCTGGTTCTTGGATAGAGAACCGTACACTCCTGGAGCGGTTGCTGCCTGGGAAGCCGTCCGTCAGGGATGGAGAATGTGGGACGGAGCCCTGCCACAGGCTTGCGTTGCTGAACATACGCGAGAACCATGGCGATGCTATTTCGGCTATCGACTATATAATACGCTAAAAT CGCCGCTATTCGTCTTCCAGTGGCTATTCGATGAGGCCCAGATGCGGGCGGACCACGTTGGTGCCCCGGTGACCCCCCAGCAGTGGGATTACATCCACGATATGGGTGGAGCGCTGCGTGAATCACTGAACAACGTGTCGGCGGTATTCGCACCGTCCTGCATTGGCCATTCGGTGCTGACGAAGCGTGACTGGTTGAACATCCGAATCGACGACATTAGCTTGGCAGATGCGCTCCGCTGCTGGGAACAGTCGGACCATCGGGAAAAGCAAATTCTGCGGCGGCAATCGAATAGAAATCCAAGTCCGCAGAAGTTGCGCCGAAAGCATAACGGTAGCCGACGGGCAAAGCTTCCGAACGAAATGCCAAATGCGGGTGGTCCGGGCCAGCAGAAGGGCGAGGAATTCGACCGGCCCAAGCTGACCAAAGAAGAACGGGAACGGCGCCGTCAGGAGCGACGTGAGCGACAAAATCAGCGACGATTGAATCGGATGAACAAGAAAAACGGACGAGAAGGTGCGGGTCGGAATCACACTCGACACCAGCAAATGAAACTAGAAGAATCCCAATCAACGAATGTTCCTAGACTAGAGCGGTCACCAAACAGTGCCGGCAACGGTAGTAATAGCCTGAACCCAAACAGACAAAACCCACAGCAGAACGGTCGCCACCGACTGCGGAATCAGAACAAAAAGCGTTTGAACCACAAGAATCGCAACCGTAAAAACACAAACAACcgaaagcagcagcagcagaatcGAAATGTTGCCGCATTCGGACTGAATATTGCCGAACCAAAGAagtgctcactgcggctactgGAGCGATGCAGTTGGCCCCAGTGTAACCATTCCTGTCCAACGTTGACGAATCCGCTAACCGGTGAGGAGATGAAATTTCTCGAGCTGCTTGCGTCGTTCGGGTTGGACATGGACGCGGTAGCCACGGCACTCGGCGTCGACATGCAGACGTTGAACAACATGGACCACGCGGAGCTGGTCAACTTGCTGACCCAACAGGTCACGTAG